A region from the Triticum urartu cultivar G1812 chromosome 1, Tu2.1, whole genome shotgun sequence genome encodes:
- the LOC125550178 gene encoding glycine-rich cell wall structural protein 2-like, whose amino-acid sequence MRPSLLHLPCSHLLNAARVRNVDVNHPLTVRESEFSMMTVKNTWAPRFQPYLDQSQWPEYHGVQLWPDPELKVVRRGRRKTKRLRGDMDGWGRGGGGEYGTGQFQEPREQSRCGDCSHGGHNTRTCPKSRKRSKKNDASTSQANDSQPSQPRSSQPSQTSQRGTRQQRGRGGGRGRGDGLGRGEGLGRGDGLGRGGGGRGCGEGLGRGDGLGRGGGRGRGGGLVCGGGRGHGGGRGRGGGLGRGGDLGLGGGRGEAMFTWLNGPLPYGNNEGGGGHEGGR is encoded by the exons ATGAGGCCATCGTTGCTTCATCTCCCATGCTCGCACTTGTTAAATGCAGCCCGTGTTAGGAATGTGGACGTCAATCACCCTCTTACCGTGAGGGAGTCCGAGTTCTCAATGATGACGGTAAAGAATACATGGGCTCCCCGGTTTCAGCCATACTTGGACCAATCACAATGGCCGGAGTATCATGGAGTTCAACTATGGCCGGACCCGGAATTGAAGGTCGTTAGACGGGGAAGACGTAAGACAAAGCGTCTTAGAGGTGACATGGACGGATGGGGCCGTGGTGGCGGTGGAGAATACGGCACCGGCCAATTCCAAGAGCCTCGTGAGCAATCCCGTTGTGGGGACTGCAGTCATGGGGGACACAACACAAGAACTTGTCCCAAATCAAGAAAAAGATCAAAGAAAAATGATGCAAGCACAAGCCAAGCAAATGATAGCCAACCAAGTCAACCAAGGAGTAGCCAACCAAGTCAAACAAGCCAACGAGGCACTAGGCAACAAAGAGGTCGTGGTGGTGGTAGAGGCCGTGGTGATGGTCTTGGCCGTGGTGAAGGCCTAGGCCGTGGTGATGGTCTAGGCCGTGGTGGTGGTGGTAGAGGCTGTGGTGAAGGCCTAGGCCGTGGTGATGGTCTTGGCCGTGGTGGTGGCAGAGGCCGTGGTGGTGGTCTAGTCTGTGGTGGCGGTAGAGGCCATGGTGGCGGTAGAGGCCGTGGTGGTGGTCTAGGCCGTGGTGGTGATCTTGGCCTTGGCGGCGGCCGTGGTGAAGCAATGTTCACTTGGCTCAATGGACCATTGCC GTATGGAAACAATGAAGGGGGTGGAGGACACGAAGGCGGAAGGTGA
- the LOC125550189 gene encoding DNA damage-binding protein cmr1-like isoform X2, protein MAEDGLNDYERLRQENIRRNQEKLAPLRRKADELSAPIRLAKPKRPYQVRPKAPTGPVRSSGRARGIAPGNLPPDLSLTPSLASSILGGGAGTNVRAADDFNAGRGMVLMRAHVRNVVPCSIESMRVLPLADQTVVAAGDKRGNIGYWDVDGVSEDADGVDGVVFSYWPHKCPVSAIVAHQVAPHKFYSSSHQGEICLMDFEKEKYSMVHLWEWPVYSLCQAQNSARCLYFGNEKGGLTLFDEREGKVLTTWDVHEERINSIDFHPEKPHMLATSSKDQTACIWDVRNIKRKEPDSLKVFKLKKSAQSAYFSPSGRMLAVTRDGENMCLCSSCG, encoded by the exons ATGGCGGAAGACGGTCTCAACGACTACGAGCGCCTTCGCCAGGAGAACATCCGGCGCAACCAAGAAAAGCTTGCCCCCCTCCGCCGCAAGGCCGACGAGCTCTCCGCCCCCATCCGGCTCGCTAAACCTAAGCGACCGTATCAGGTCAGGCCCAAGGCCCCGACGGGCCCCGTCCGCTCCTCCGGTCGCGCCCGCGGCATCGCTCCCGGCAACCTGCCCCCGGATCTCAGCCTCACACCCTCGCTCGCCTCCTCCATCCTCGGGGGCGGGGCTGGGACCAATGTTCGTGCGGCGGACGACTTCAATGCTGGGAGGGGCATGGTGCTGATGCGCGCACACGTGAGAAACGTGGTGCCCTGTAGCATAGAGTCGATGCGGGTCCTCCCGCTCGCCGACCAGACCGTGGTGGCGGCGGGGGACAAAAGGGGGAATATCGGGTACTGGGACGTCGACGGTGTCTCGGAGGATGCCGACGGTGTGGATGGGGTCGTCTTCAGTTATTGGCCACACAAGTGCCCTGTGTCAGCAATCGTGGCGCACCAGGTGGCACCACACAAG TTTTACAGCTCTAGCCATCAGGGTGAAATTTGTCTTATGGACTTTGAGAAGGAGAAGTATAGTATGGTTCATTTATGGGAGTGGCCTGTTTATTCGCTTTGTCAAGCACAAAATAGTGCCCGATGCCTATATTTTGGTAATGAAAAGGGTGGCCTGACACTTTTCGATGAGCGTGAGGGTAAGGTGTTAACTACATGGGATGTGCATGAGGAGAGAATCAACTCAATAGATTTTCATCCGGAGAAGCCACATATGCTTGCTACGAGTTCAAAGGATCAAACAGCCTGTATATGGGATGTGAGAAATATAAAAAGGAAGGAGCCAGATAGCCTGAAGGTTTTCAAACTTAAGAAATCTGCTCAGTCAGCTTATTTCTCACCTAGTGGCCGCATGTTAGCAGTAACAAG GGATGGGGAGAACATGTGTTTATGTTCATCATGTGGATAA
- the LOC125550189 gene encoding DNA damage-binding protein cmr1-like isoform X1 has translation MAEDGLNDYERLRQENIRRNQEKLAPLRRKADELSAPIRLAKPKRPYQVRPKAPTGPVRSSGRARGIAPGNLPPDLSLTPSLASSILGGGAGTNVRAADDFNAGRGMVLMRAHVRNVVPCSIESMRVLPLADQTVVAAGDKRGNIGYWDVDGVSEDADGVDGVVFSYWPHKCPVSAIVAHQVAPHKFYSSSHQGEICLMDFEKEKYSMVHLWEWPVYSLCQAQNSARCLYFGNEKGGLTLFDEREGKVLTTWDVHEERINSIDFHPEKPHMLATSSKDQTACIWDVRNIKRKEPDSLKVFKLKKSAQSAYFSPSGRMLAVTSSSSSICGTVRVFCVDDFEKSHSVESNNQTGIWPSAFKVI, from the exons ATGGCGGAAGACGGTCTCAACGACTACGAGCGCCTTCGCCAGGAGAACATCCGGCGCAACCAAGAAAAGCTTGCCCCCCTCCGCCGCAAGGCCGACGAGCTCTCCGCCCCCATCCGGCTCGCTAAACCTAAGCGACCGTATCAGGTCAGGCCCAAGGCCCCGACGGGCCCCGTCCGCTCCTCCGGTCGCGCCCGCGGCATCGCTCCCGGCAACCTGCCCCCGGATCTCAGCCTCACACCCTCGCTCGCCTCCTCCATCCTCGGGGGCGGGGCTGGGACCAATGTTCGTGCGGCGGACGACTTCAATGCTGGGAGGGGCATGGTGCTGATGCGCGCACACGTGAGAAACGTGGTGCCCTGTAGCATAGAGTCGATGCGGGTCCTCCCGCTCGCCGACCAGACCGTGGTGGCGGCGGGGGACAAAAGGGGGAATATCGGGTACTGGGACGTCGACGGTGTCTCGGAGGATGCCGACGGTGTGGATGGGGTCGTCTTCAGTTATTGGCCACACAAGTGCCCTGTGTCAGCAATCGTGGCGCACCAGGTGGCACCACACAAG TTTTACAGCTCTAGCCATCAGGGTGAAATTTGTCTTATGGACTTTGAGAAGGAGAAGTATAGTATGGTTCATTTATGGGAGTGGCCTGTTTATTCGCTTTGTCAAGCACAAAATAGTGCCCGATGCCTATATTTTGGTAATGAAAAGGGTGGCCTGACACTTTTCGATGAGCGTGAGGGTAAGGTGTTAACTACATGGGATGTGCATGAGGAGAGAATCAACTCAATAGATTTTCATCCGGAGAAGCCACATATGCTTGCTACGAGTTCAAAGGATCAAACAGCCTGTATATGGGATGTGAGAAATATAAAAAGGAAGGAGCCAGATAGCCTGAAGGTTTTCAAACTTAAGAAATCTGCTCAGTCAGCTTATTTCTCACCTAGTGGCCGCATGTTAGCAGTAACAAG CTCCAGCTCCAGCATTTGTGGTACTGTCCGAGTATTTTGCGTGGATGACTTTGAAAAGTCGCATAGTGTGGAGTCTAATAACCAGACAGGCATTTGGCCTTCTGCATTCAA GGTAATCTAG